The Triticum aestivum cultivar Chinese Spring chromosome 7B, IWGSC CS RefSeq v2.1, whole genome shotgun sequence genome window below encodes:
- the LOC123161865 gene encoding uncharacterized protein yields MDHFHDGQHVRLRSRVHDTYYLHADDDGESVSISRRRYSLNAAWTVHIYHSDGSHLLLHGAAYGRYLAAAAKPAPFGHHGFRAEQRDYDEPVLAAIMWQAVEAGSGDGVLLRNIGGRYLRASGKLRRYLRWNARVGVEYTDNVSAMMHWIVEPIRPRARPPLIPGPIRTRVPGDLSVIMLGRKPGGWRWIRFVRASDEGLYNEDGWSALRIRGRSVYHLRNALASRVGDIDIHGQRRDMVMCVRAGLYGRLTPLVVNLPHGRYGETLDIVVMLSGTPAYDALRHPDVAAK; encoded by the exons ATGGACCATTTCCACGACGGGCAGCACGTCCGGCTGCGGAGCCGCGTGCATGACACGTACTACCTCCACGCCGACGACGACGGGGAGAGCGTCTCCATCAGCCGCCGCCGGTACTCGCTGAACGCGGCGTGGACGGTGCACATCTACCACAGCGACGGCTCGCACCTGCTCCTCCACGGCGCCGCTTACGGCCGCTACCTCGCCGCCGCGGCCAAGCCGGCACCGTTCGGACACCACGGCTTCCGCGCCGAGCAGCGCGACTACGACGAGCCGGTTCTGGCGGCCATCATGTGGCAGGCCGTCGAGGCGGGCTCCGGGGACGGCGTCCTGCTCCGCAACATCGGCGGCCGCTACCTCCGCGCCAGCGGCAAGTTACGCAGGTACCTCCGGTGGAACGCCCGCGTCGGCGTCGAGTACACCGACAACGTCAGCGCCATGATGCACTGGATCGTCGAGCCGATCCGCCCCAGAGCGCGCCCGCCTCTCATTCCGGGCCCGATTCGG ACCCGCGTCCCCGGAGACCTCTCTGTCATCATGTTGGGGCGCAAGCCGGGCGGGTGGCGCTGGATTCGGTTCGTGCGAGCGAGCGACGAGGGGCTCTACAACGAGGACGGCTGGTCCGCGCTCCGTATCAGGGGGAGGTCCGTGTACCACCTGAGGAACGCGCTGGCCAGCCGCGTCGGCGACATCGACATCCACGGCCAGCGCCGCGACATGGTCATGTGCGTCCGAGCGGGCCTCTACGGGAGGCTGACCCCACTCGTCGTCAACCTGCCCCACGGCCGCTACGGCGAGACCCTCGATATCGTCGTGATGCTGTCCGGGACCCCTG CCTATGATGCGCTGCGACACCCGGATGTCGCCGCGAAGTAG